Below is a window of Cryobacterium sp. PAMC25264 DNA.
CGGCCGCGCCTCCGGCCGGCACCGAGATTCCCGGGGCGCTGGAATCGTGGCAGCTCGGCGACGACCTGGCCGACCTCGACTGGGCGGCGTCGATGGCGCAGAACCCCACCATCGTGCCCGGGGTCACCACCGTGCACCGGGAGTACCTTCCCGATCTACCCCCGGTCGCCACGGTGAGCCTCGACCTCGACCTGTACATCGACTCGTCGGGCTCGATGCGGAGCCCGCTGCTCGAGTCCCCGGCCGTCCTGGCCGGCAGCATCCTCATCCTCTCGGTGCTGCGCGGCGGCGGCCGGGTGCGGGTGACATCGTTCTCGGCGGCCGGTCAGGTGGCAGGCGGCGCGAGGTTCACGCGCGAGCGTCTGGAGGCGCTACGGGATCTCACCACCTACTTCGGCGGCGGCACAGTGTTTCCGCTCGACCTCTATCGGGACCGTTACCGTGGCCTCGGCCGCACCAGTGCGACGGTGCGGCGACACGTGGTGGTGCTCTCCGACGAGGGCCTGCTCTCGATGTTCGGCACCGGCCAGCCTGAGTTCGCCGATGTGGCGGCACGGGTGCGGAGGGGGCTGGACACCGCCACGCTGATCCTGCAGGACTCGCGCCGGTTGGTGGCCGCGCCGGCCGCCGCGGCCGGCTACGACGTTGAATACATCGAGCGGATGGACGACGCCCCGGACGCCTGCGCCCGCCTGGCGCGGAGACTGGCGACCAGCGCACCGCGCAGCCCCAACGCCGTTCGAGGAGGATTCCGTGGCTGACCAACCTGTCCCGTTCTGGCGGAGGCTCGCGGAGGCGGTCGGGCTGACCGAACCTGGCCTGCCGGTGCCGATCCCACAGACCGGATCGAGCACGCCTGCCCCGACGCCCGCAGTTCCGGCTGCCACTCCTGCTGCCGTGACTCCCGCAGCGCCCTCTGTTGCCACGGCTCGCCCCTCTCGCGCCCCCGCCCCCTCCCGCGCCCCCGGCACGGGCACGGATACTGCCGGAGAGACGGATGGGGTCGGTGCGCGGCGATTCCCCACCGCAGCCGATGCCGAGGCGCTGCTCGACCTATGGTTTGCGCGTGCCGAAGACGACCTCGTCGCTTGGCGGCACTGTGTCCCCGGGCCCAGTGCCGCCGAAATCGGCACGCGGCTCTCGCTGGTTCCGGCGGCGTTCCTCAGCGACGGGGTGGCGATCCTGCCCCTTGCCGAGTACATTCTGGAAGCGGAATATAGCGGATCGCGAGCCGATGCCGCTTCCCGGCGGGCGCAGGACGTGCTGGCCGTCGTCGAACAGGTGCGTGCCACCGGATCGAGCGCCGCCCGCCGCGGCGCAGCCCTGGTGCTCTGGCTCTGGGCGAGCGACGAACTGCACGGCCCGTCGTCGGTGCCGCTGACGGTGTTGCACCACGACCGGGCACTGGCCGCACTGGCCTTCCGGCTGGCATCGGTGGTCGACCCGGCGGAGTGGGTCGGCGACGCCGACCGGCGCGACGAGGCGGCCCGCCAGTTCCTGTTCTGGTCCGGGCATCTCCCGGCCGGTGAAGACGAAGCCACCGCTCGGTCGATCCTCAGCACGCGTGACTCGCTGCAGCAGAACGCCGCCCTCGCCCAGTCCCTCGTCGAGCACGAACACCGCCTCGAGGTGACCCGTCGCCTCCAGGCGGCGCGGGCTCGGGAAGCCGCCGCCCGGTACTCGAATGAGTAGCAGCGCACGCCCCGGCGCTCCGGCCGCCGACCCGGACGACCCCCTGGCGCTGGCCGAATACGCCCCCGGCCTCGCGGTCGCGCTCACCGACGCGGAACGTTGGCCCACCCTCGACGCGGCCGGCGCCGCGCGTCTCGACGCCGTGCAGCGGCATCCGCTCGCGCCGGTCTGGGTGCACCGCACCGGCGACAGGCTCACCGCCCAAGGCGTGCAGCGGGCGCAGACACCCGTGCCCGTGGAGGGCTGGCTGGACGAGCACCTCAGCACGGCCCGGCGCTTGCCCGCCTACCGTCGGGTTGCCGACAGCCTCGGCGATTTGGACACCTGGCCCACCGTGACCCGCGACGACCTGCTCGAGGACGTCTCCGCGTTCGTGCCGCTGGACGCCGACCTCGATCGCATGATCGAGGGCTCCAGCTCGGGCACCACCGGCCGGGCACTGCAGATCCCCGACGACATCGAGGAGGTCGCCCGCACCTTCCACCTACTCGTGGCACTCGTGGCCGCCCGGGGCATCGAGTGGCGGCCTGATCCGGAACGGATGGCCCTGGCCTACGTGGTGCACCAGCGGCAGGCGTTCACCTACGCCTCGGCGATCAGCAGCTTCGGCCAGTCCACGATGGCCAGGCTCAACCTGCATCCCTCACAGTGGCCGGCCGCCGGCCAGCGCACCGGGTTCCTGCTGGCGCAGCAGCCCCAGGTGATCACCGGCAATCCCACCAGCCTGGCCGAACTGCTGCACCCCGACCTGATGGCCAGTTTGCGGCCGCTCGCGCTTTTCAGCGGGGCGATGGCGTTGAGCCTGGGCCTCCGCCATGACCTTGAGCGGGCCTACGGCTGCCCGGTGATCGACGTCTACGGGCTGCACGAGACGCGGCCGATCGCCGCCAGTGCCGACGGCGGACCCTTCGTGGTGCTGGACCGTCGAGTGCACGTGGAGGTCCTCGACGTGGACGGTCGGCCGGCGCCGACGGGGCAACGCGGTGAGATCGTGGTGACGGCGGGGGAGAACCCGCTGCTTCCCCTGGTGCGCTACCGCACCGGCGATTTCGGCCGACTGGTCGAGGTGGGCGGGCGACCCGCGCTGGCCGACCTCGAGGGCCGGGAGGCCACCCGGTTCCTGGCCGGCGACGGCACCCTGGTCCCCAGTGTGGACCTCACCCAACAGTTGCAGGCCGGCGGGGCGCGCGGATGGGCCGTGCGCCAGGCCGTCGACGGCACGGTGACCGCCACGGTCGTGGGCGGCGATCCCGGCCGGATCGGCACGGCGCTCGGGCTGCTGCTGCACCGCCCGGTGACGGTGACCGCGGCCGCGACCCTGCTCGAACTCGGCGAGGGCAAGCCCCGGCGCTACGAGTCCGCGGCCACCTGAACGCAACTG
It encodes the following:
- a CDS encoding AMP-binding protein — encoded protein: MSSSARPGAPAADPDDPLALAEYAPGLAVALTDAERWPTLDAAGAARLDAVQRHPLAPVWVHRTGDRLTAQGVQRAQTPVPVEGWLDEHLSTARRLPAYRRVADSLGDLDTWPTVTRDDLLEDVSAFVPLDADLDRMIEGSSSGTTGRALQIPDDIEEVARTFHLLVALVAARGIEWRPDPERMALAYVVHQRQAFTYASAISSFGQSTMARLNLHPSQWPAAGQRTGFLLAQQPQVITGNPTSLAELLHPDLMASLRPLALFSGAMALSLGLRHDLERAYGCPVIDVYGLHETRPIAASADGGPFVVLDRRVHVEVLDVDGRPAPTGQRGEIVVTAGENPLLPLVRYRTGDFGRLVEVGGRPALADLEGREATRFLAGDGTLVPSVDLTQQLQAGGARGWAVRQAVDGTVTATVVGGDPGRIGTALGLLLHRPVTVTAAATLLELGEGKPRRYESAAT